From the genome of Papaver somniferum cultivar HN1 chromosome 2, ASM357369v1, whole genome shotgun sequence, one region includes:
- the LOC113349402 gene encoding phosphoglucomutase, cytoplasmic 2-like, with product MVLQIVVSGDGRYWLNAAIQIIIKMAAANGVRIVCVGLNGLTSTPAISAVIWEQIRASGSNASGAFKLTASHNPGGAGKCGPAPERVMDKI from the coding sequence ATGGTGCTACAAATTGTTGTATCTGGTGATGGTCGTTACTGGTTGAACGCTGCTATTCAGATTATCATTAAGATGGCAGCTGCAAATGGAGTAAGAATTGTTTGTGTTGGACTAAATGGATTGACGTCAACTCCTGCTATATCTGCTGTTATATGGGAACAAATCCGCGCATCTGGATCTAACGCATCAGGAGCTTTCAAATTGACAGCAAGTCACAACCCTGGTGGTGCAGGAAAATGTGGACCTGCTCCTGAGAGAGTCATGGATAAGATCTAG